Below is a window of Picosynechococcus sp. PCC 7002 DNA.
CCTAGGTTTGCTAGCAGTTGATTCGCCCCAGACACATTTCCCTGTTGGGCAATCACTTGGGTTTGCTCGAGGCGGTCTGGATAATCACTCGATAAATAAATATTCGTAAAGCCCTGGGTCTGCAAAAATTCCGACACCTGCCGCGCCATTCCCGGTGAACCAGAGGCATTTTGAATCGCAATGCGCACGTTTTTCGTTAAAGTGCCATCATTTTCGCCGGGGGCTGACCAGACGGGCGATTCCACCGCGAAAAATTCTGTCATCACCTGATTTTTACCCTGGTCAGAAATAATCCAGTAACTACGGTTATATTCACCCACGTCACTAAAGCGCCCTGGGAGCATCACCATCTGAAAATTTTCTGGCTCAAGCTGTCGTGAAAAATTCATCAATGCCAGCATTTCTTCCCAGGTTAGATTCGTATCAATGTGTTCACGTACTAAACCAATCAGAGCCGGAAGACGGGGAATAATCGCCGGGGATTGAATTTTTTCCCGGAGCGCTTTGAGGAGTATCTGTTGGCGTTGTACCCGACCAATGTCACCATATTGATCCTGCCGGAAGCGGACAAACTGTTCTGCCTGTTCTCCATCTAGCACTTGCCAGCCTTTTTCGAGGTTGATCTCTAGGCCCTGGGTCTGGTCTGTGTATTGCATATCCGCTGGGACAAACACATTAACTCCCCCCACGGCATCAACCAACTCTTTAAAAGTGTCGGTGGTCAAACGCACATAGCGATCAACTGCCACACCATTTAAGGCGTCACTCACAACCTGGGCCGCCAACTGACCACCACCGTAGGCATTGGCTTCATTAATTTTTGTAATGCCCACATTGGGAATTCTGACTTGGCTATCCCGGGGGATCGAAAGCATATTGACTTGTCCCTGTTCTGGCTCGAAGCGAACCAAGAGGATTGTGTCGCTGCGTCCATTAAATTCGGCTTCTGGATTCTCCGTTCCTTCGACGCGATCAACCCCCATCACAAGGACATTCACGGGGCGGCCCAAGCTGTAAGTCCCTAATTGCCGTAAACCGTCGGTGGCAAGGCTTCCCAGGGGAGCTGGCAGAAAAGGTAATACCAATTGGGCAATGGGGGTATAGACGGCGATCGCCGTGCCTAGGGAAGCGGATAGGAGAATTGTGCCCATAAACCCAACCCCCCATGACAGTCCCCGCACGAAAGGCGAAAAAACCTTAGACTTTGGCTTATGGCGGCGGGAGAGATTGTGGCGCGGTGATCGAAGAAGCTTCGTGGAGCCTTTGCGGGGATGATCCCCATTCGTAACTTCCTGACCGTGAACCATAAGACCGTTTCTCCTAGGGACTAATACAAAATTATCCCGCTTAGTGAATCCTAAAAGCGACTATACCCTGTCAATATAATTTGCCGCAGTGTTGCACAATGCTTTCCTCAAAAAATACCAAGAAATTCGTCAATCGTCGCCTATTCCTGGGCAAAATATTTTCTGCCCAAGGCACAATCCCTTAAGCTAACCTAGAATCTAACCCCACAACGCAGTAGACTAAAAGACTGCAATCGTGTTCTTGGTCGTGACCCCAGACCGCAGACTCTAAAACATTTCCTCAGAACACCCAAAAATGTTAAATCCTAATTTAGACACTATAGAACTAACAAAGGATGACTACGAACGCTATTCACGGCACCTAATCTTGCCGGAAGTGGGCGTAGATGGACAAAAGAAGCTTAAAGCCGCCAGTGTCCTTTGTATCGGTAGTGGTGGTCTCGGCTCGCCATTACTGCTCTACCTTGCTGCTGCGGGAATCGGTCGGATTGGTCTGGTCGATTTCGACATTGTAGATTTTTCTAACCTGCAACGCCAAATCATCCACGGCACCTCCTGGGTTGGCAAGCCCAAAATCCAATCGGCCAAAAACCGGATCCTGGAAATTAACCCCTTCTGCCAAGTTGATCTCTACGAGACCCAGATTAATTCGAGTAACGCCCTCGACATTATTAAAGACTACGACATCGTTGTGGATGGGACTGATAATTTCCCCACCCGTTATCTCACGAACGATGCTTGTGTGCTTTTAAATAAGCCCAATGTCTACGGTTCGATTTTCCGGTTTGAAGGCCAAGCCACTGTCTTTAACTACGAAGGCGGCCCCAACTACCGCGATCTATATCCCGAACCCCCGCCACCAGGCATGGTGCCATCCTGTGCAGAGGGTGGTGTCCTCGGTGTATTACCAGGGATTATTGGCACGATCCAAGCCACAGAGACCATCAAGATTATCCTTGGGGCAAAAAATACCCTCAGTGGCAGACTTTTACTTTTCAATGCCCTCGATATGAAATTCCGGGAATTGAAATTACGTCCCAACCCAGAACGTCCTGTAATCGAAAAATTAATTGATTACGAACAGTTTTGTGGCATTCCCCAAGCAAAGGCAGCGGAGGCAGAACAGCAGGCAGCTATGGAAGAAATGACAGTTACAGAACTCAAGGCATTGTTGGACAGCGGTGCTGATGATTATGTTTTGATCGATGTCCGCAATCCCCATGAATATGACATTGCCCAAATTCCGGGGGCGACCCTGATCCCTCTCCCCGATATTGAGCAAGGCGATGGGGTTGATCAGGTCAAGGAATTACTGACAGAAGGGAAAAAGTTAATTGCCCACTGTAAAATGGGAGGCCGCTCAGCGAAAGCTCTCGGTATTCTCCAGGAAGCAGGCATTACAGGCATCAACGTCAAAGGTGGGATCAAAGCCTGGAGTGAAGAAGTTGATGCTAACGTTCCCTTGTACTAGACAGTCTTGGGAATGAGGCTACAGGTTGGAACCACATAAAATCGTTGAAATGATTAATTCATGAAAAACGCGCCCGCACCAAGCGGGTTTTTTTGTGGGCACAAAAGCAATAAACCATAGAAAAAACCCCTCTTAAATATTACAGAGGGGCTACGGGGGCAAAAGCGAAAGGAGGAATAATCTAGGTTGGCGATCGCCAAATCCAGCAAAGATTAATCTGGGGGATCAATACAGCCAACTTTTGAGGCGACGGGCCACCTGGGGACGCCGTAGCTTACGCATCGCCTTACTTTGGATTTGTCGTACCCGCTCCCGGGACAGATTAAACATCCCACCCACTTCTTCGAGGGTATGGGGCTGTTCAGAGGAGAGGCCATAGCGGAGGGCAATGACTTCTTTTTCACGGTCAGTGAGCACGTCACCGAGGACATCCCAAAGTTCTTGGCGCATCATCGCTTCACTCATCCGTTCTTCGGGAAGTTGAAGGCCATCATCTTCGAGGAGATCAACTAATTCCGTATCTTCGCCTTTACCCACACGGTGGTTCAGGGAGAGAGATTGACGCCGGAGTTGAAGCAGTTGGTGGAGTTGATCAGCGGTAATATCGAGTTCTTGGGCCAATTCCGCTTCAGTTGGATTCCGTTGCAGGGTTTGTTTGAGCGTCCGTTGGGCTTTTTTGAGTTTATTGAGCTTTTCGACGATGTGGATCGGTAAGCGAATTGTCCGGGCATCGTTAGCAATGGTGCGGGTAATCGCCTGGCGAATCCACCAATAGGCATAGGTCGAAAACTTGTAGCCTTTGTTGGGGTCAAATTTTTCGGCGGCACGGTTAAGGCCGATCGCCCCCTCTTGAATCAGATCCAGGAATGGTACACCCCGGTTGAGATAGCGTTTCGCAATGGAGACCACAAGACGCAGATTGGAGCGAATCATCTTCCGCTTCGCCACCCGGCCTTTGTACAGGGCAGAGTTGAGCTGTTTAACTGTTTCGAGGCCAAGGACACTCGCCCATTCTTCGTTGGTGGGCGATCGCCCTAATTGTTCCTGAAGTTCAAGGCGACGCTCTTCAGCATCATTGAGAAACTTAACACTGTGGGCCAGTTGAATTTCTTCGTCTGGCTTGAGGAGGGGGTAGCGGGCCATCTCTTTAAAAAAAGCACCGACAGTATCCTCATTGCGACTACGGACTCCCCGCAAATTTGTGAGTTCTGTCTCTGAAAATTCCGCTTCAACCATTGAATTGCTCGATTCTAATTCAGTGGCTTGATGGCTATCTTGAGCATACACAGGGTCAAGACTGTTGGTTGTGGTTGTGTCGAACATAATCCTACGAAATAAAGAGTCAGGGGATGTGTGGTGGGAAGCGAGGATTAGCTAAAGAAAAACAAAAATAAGCAGAATTCAATACCAAATAATCGTTTATCAGGATGCAGCTAAAACAATTTCAAGGAGCAGACAGTTCATTCTTTAGAACTGTTATACCTGTTTGAGCTCTGGGAATGTAAATAAGCTTTTAATAAAAATCAACAATTGCAGCAATTAGTAAAGGTTTCTGGGAAAAATCCGAGACTTTTCTCAGAATTAATGTAGCAGATGGTTGAGTAGAATATGGTTTTGTTAAATACAAAATTAAGGTTTTGTTGAGTCAATCTTTTTCCCAGGGAAGTTGTGTAAATTTTTCTTAAATTGCTTGCCAAGCCCAAAAAGATCGGCTGCCCATCAAAATAGCTTGACATAGCAGACTGGCGGCATCTGCATTATCAGGGACACTTCTTTTAAGGATTATTTAATGTGATGTAATCCAGGAAATTTCAAGAAAATTTAGTTTTGATTAGTAAAGATAAACTCTCACAATTTACTTCTTACTTCCCTCTACCCAGAGTTGTATATAGAGAAAAATAATTGCCCTTATTTGAATTGATAAAAAATCATGGGGTATAGTGCTTTTGCAGTGAGTTTTGGGAATCTTAGGAGATTGGGGATTTGGATTGGCTTGAGGTCTTAGTTGATTGTGGTTATACTCAGGGGCTTTTTACCTATGGAGTGCCGCTAGAATTGGCGGTGGTGCCAGGGGATATCGTATTGGTTGGGTTTGGGGCGCAACAGGTGGGAGCGATCGCCATTCGCTTCATTGCAAAGCTCCCCCAGGGACTAGATCCTGAGCAAATCCGTCCGGTGCAGGGGATCATCGCGCGGGGCTTTTTTTCGCCCCACTATTGGCAACTTTTGTTGCGGGTTGCCCAGGCCTATCAAACGGATATGATGACGGTGGTACGAATGGCTTTGCCGCCGGGTTTATTGCGGCGATCGCAACCCCGTGTTCGGCTTTTGAAAACCGATCTCGCCTCCATCGACATCGACTTTTTACCACCGACGGCCCAACAACTTTTCCAGTTACTCCAGCGGGGATCAACCCAGGACTACAGTGTGAAGTACCTCCAACGACAGATTAAGTCGGTCTATCGCGGGATACAGGAATTGGAAAAGGCGGGCCTCGCAGAACGATATTTGGCGACGCCCCAAGTCATCCACGGGCAGCGGCAAAAGTGGGTGAGCTACGTGAGCGAACGGGAAGGGCTCACCAAACGGCAACGGGAAATTTTGCTGGTGTTGCGCCATGAAGGGGGCGAAATGTGGCTCTCGGAATTGGTGGGGGTGGCGAAAACAACGGCGACAACGGTGACGAAAATGGCAAAGGTCGGTTGTGTGGCGATCGCCGAACGGGAAAAATTACGCTTACACCAGTCGCCGTCCCAGGGCGTAGACCCTGCCAAAACATTAACTAATGCCCAACAAGCAGCTCTAGAAACCATCAAAAAAATCCAGGGTTACGGGGAAGTTCTGTTACATGGGGTGACGGGTTCAGGGAAAACGGAGGTTTATCTCCAGGCGATCGCCCCCCTGTTATCTCAACAAAAATCCGCCCTTGTCCTCGTGCCAGAAATTGGCCTCACACCGCAACTAATGGATCGATTTCGGTCACGGTTTGGCGATCGCGTTTTGACTTACCACAGCGGTTTATCAGCAGGAGAACGCTACGATACATGGCGGCAAATGTTGCGCCCCGACAGCCAAATTATCATCGGCACCCGTTCCGCTGTTTTTGCGCCCCTGCCCAATTTAGGGATGATCATCCTCGACGAAGAACACGACAGTAGTTACAAACAGGATCAGCCCGCCCCCACCTACCATGCCCGCACCGTCGCCCGGTGGCGATCGCAGCAGGAAAATTGCCCATTGCTTCTTGGTTCTGCCACCCCAGCCCTGGACACTTGGGTAGAATTTCAAACCGCCCAAAACTCAAATTACTATTACATTTCCCTGCCTGAGCGGGTGTATGCTCGTCCGCTGCCCCCCGTGGAAATTGTTGATATGCGCCATGAACTGCGCGTCGGCAACCGCTCCCTTTTTAGTCAGTCCCTCCGGCAGGCCCTCGAACGTATTACCCAAACCCACGAACAGGGGATTTTATTTATTGCCCGTCGCGGTCACAGTACCTTTGTTTCCTGTCGCAGTTGCGGTTATGTGATGGAATGCCCCCATTGTGATGTGTCCCTCTCCTACCATTACGTTCAGGAGGGCAGTTTACCGCTATTGCGTTGCCATTATTGCGATCATAGCCAGATCCAACCCAAACATTGCCCAAGCTGTAATTCCCCCTATTTCAAGTTTTTCGGGAACGGCACCCAAAAAGTTTTCCAGGCGCTGCAAAAAGAATTTCCTCAGTTACGCTGTCTGCGATTTGATAGTGATACCACCCGTCGAAAAGGGGCGCACCGCGACTTATTGGGGCAATTTGCCCGGGGCGAGGCGGATATTTTACTAGGTACCCAGATGCTCACGAAGGGTTTGGATGTGGCTCAAGTGACCCTTGTGGGGGTGATTGCCGCCGATGGTCTATTACACCAAAGTGATTATCGGGCTGCGGAACGCACCTTTCAAACCCTAACCCAGGTGGCAGGTCGGGCGGGTCGGGGTGATGAACCGGGCCAAGTGATCATTCAGACCTATTCCCCAGAGCATCCGGTGATTCAAGCGGTAAAAACCCATGATTACCTGACCTTTGCCGAGCGGGAAATAAGTCAACGGCAGGAATTGGACTATCCGCCCTTTGGCAAATTAATTTTGCTGCGCTTTAGTGGAGAAAACCACGATCAGGTGCGCTACACCGCCGAGGCGATCGCCGAAAAATGTTTCCCACTGCTCGAACCCGAAGACGAACTTCTTGGCCCCGTGCCAGCGAATATTCTGCGAGTGGCACGGCGTTACCGTTGGCAGGTGGTTTTAAAATTTCCCCAGCGCAAAACCGAGATCCCCGATTTGACTTTTTTGCGGGAATTTTGCCCGCGTCCGGTAAGCCTTTCGATTAATGTTGATCCGTTGTACATCGATTAGCCATTCAGCGAAAAATTTTTTAAAACTAAGCCGTAATTTTCATGCTGATATCGAGCCACGGCGCACGGGTAATCGTCGCACTGGTAGAAATGTAATCGATCCCTGTCAACGCCGCTTCCCGCAACGTTTCCAGGGTAATATTGCCCGACGCTTCCAATTTCAAACGGGGATTTTTGGCCCGCAGTGGGGGGATCAAATCCGCCATCATCGCCACGGACATATTATCCAGCATTAAAATGTCTGCCCCCGCTGTCACCGCTTCAAAAGCCTGTTCCGGGGTTTCGGCTTCTACTTCAATTGCTAGAGGATAGGGCATATTTTGCCGCACAAGGGCGATCGCCTGGGAAATTCCCCCTGCTGCCTGGATGTGATTGTCCTTGATCATCACCGCATCATCTAGCCCGAAACGATGGTTTTGCCCGCCACCCACCTGCACCGCATATTTTTCCAGCAGACGTAAGCCAGGAGTTGTTTTGCGGGTGTCCACCAATTGCGTCGGCAAATCAGCAATTTTTTCCACATACTGCGCCGTCATTGTGGCGATCCCACTCAAACGCATCAAAATATTTAACGCGACCCGTTCCCCCATGAGCAAAATATCGAGGGGAGCCGTCATCGTAGCGATTAAATTTTTAGGCTGTCCCGAAGAACCTTCTGATAAAGCCGTTTCAAATTTAAAATTCTGGGGATCAAGTAACTGAAAAACCCGTTCCACTAAAGGTAAACCCGCCACCTGACCATCGGCTTTTAAAATCAGTTTCGCCTGACCGATGGGAGCTTGGGTATTTGCAAAAAGGGATTGGGTCGTGCGATCGCCCCGTCCGAGATCTTCCTGTAACCATTGTTGGAGGAGGGGATCAACGATGAGCCAAGGGGGTAAGGTTGCCATCGGTTCTAGGCATCCTCTTCTTGGTTATTTTCACCACTCGGCGATGAGTTGTATAAATTATCCAGGCGTTGCCTCGCGTCTTCTACATCTAGCGATCGCACGACCAATAGCGGTTCATTAATCGGTTGGCCCAAGTCGTCAACCATTTCTGGGTGGGGGGTCGGCCGGGGCCGTTGGGATTGCGTTCCTTGGGTATTACTCTGAAAATTTGGGTAGACCCTTGTTTCATTACTCAGCATCATAAAGCTGCGCACCAAGTTCACCGCTGCGATGGTGGCGATAATTCCAAATGCCAAAATAAACAAGAAATGAAACATTATTAATCTGTGCCTCGCTTCAATAGCAGCAATTCGGTGCAAAAAAAGGGCTACGCTATGCTTAGGTCTATTATCTCGAAAAAATTCCCGTCTGGCAAAGGGCGATCGCCTTTGATCCCCAAAGGCTAAGTATTTATCCTTAACTATTCTCCCTGTTTAAGCGGGAATCCTGAGGGTGTACTGGCGGCTGCTAATGGCCTAAATCCACCGTCGTTAAGTGCAACAGATCACCGATCATCAGCGTTAATTTGTGGGCGGCCCCCGCTTCGCCACGACAAGCCTGGAGAGAGGCTTGCATCGCCTCAAGTTTTTCAGGATGATCTAAATAATCTAACACCAACGCTCCTAGGGTTTCTGGATCTAGTTCCCCCAATAGCTCCGGCACAATATCTTTTTTCGCCCAAATATTTGGCCAAGCATAACGCACCCGATGTTTGCGGGCATGGGTAATAATGCGTCGATTAAGCCAGCGCACAAACCAGGTTCCCAACCAGGGAATTTTCGCAATGAGACCGGGAATGCCATCCCAGGCGCGCATCGCGTCCAACTGTTGTGTGGGCAAAAGTACCAGCATTGGCAAGCCCAAAGCGCCTAATTCAGCGGTATTTGCGCCAACGGTGGTGAGACAAAGTTGACATTGCCTTAAGTCCTGGTGAGCAGGAAAGTCAGTGATCAGTTGAATCTGCGTGCCATCGGCGACTTGTAAATAGGGCTGATCCCCAGTGTGGCAAAGCTCAATGGCAGGTGCAGCAAAGCGTTTTACCATGGGATTTCGTTGGCGATCGCCATAGTGCAGTAGCGTTTGCACGGTGATGGTCGGGGCTACGGGGAGCAAAAATTGCACCGCTGGGCGCTGGCGGCGGATCACACTGGCGGTGGCCACGAGTAAAGGGACTCCCTGGGCGAGTTTCATCCCCTTAGAGCCTGGTAAGAGGCCGATGATCGGTGGGGTGCTAGTCTGCTGTGCCTCCTGGGAGATATCCACCATCAGATCGCCGACCACTTGAAATTTAGCCTGGTATTTGGGGGGAATTTTCGCTAGAACTTGGGCATTCATCACCCCAAAACCATCAATCCAGCGCCACCAGCGGGCTTCCCACTCGGCGTAAATTAGGGTTTTAAAGCCTAGGCGTTTACCAATCACTAGGGGGAAAAATTGATCCCCACCGAGGAAGAGCACCACCCCCTGGGAAAACCAAGACCAAGATTCGGCGGTTTTTCCCCAGAGCAGAAATGGGAAAAAATGCTTGGCGGCCTGAACCCGGTCAACTTCGGGATAACTGCGGGCGATCGCCGCTTCTTGACCCGTGCTGTGGGAACAGGGAGCCAAGACCACAGAAATGCGTGGGAGGCTTCCCCAATGGGCACGCACGGCCTGCACGACGGGACGGAGCCAAGTGGTCACTTCACCGGGGCCATTGGTCAGGATAATCAGGTCAAAGGGTTGGGCCATTGTTGCTCAAACACCCCTAGACCTGCTCTTTGACTAAAGATTTGCGGGTTTGCTGCTGCCTGGTCAAGTTGAGGGGAGGGCGGGATTTTTGGAGTTGGAGGGGCCGGGGAGATGGGGTTTGGGGTCTGGTGTAGAGGCGCAGTGTTCCCAGGAGGGCTTCCCGCAGGGGCTTTTCCCGTTCCTGTTGCCAGCTTAATTGCAAAAAGGCGTGGAGGGTGTGGCGCTGTTCTGCCGTCAATCGTTGCTCTTGTAATAACTGCCGCAATTGACGAATCGCGTAGAGTCGGCGGATACTACTGCGATCGCCTAAATTTTCCAGGGCTTGCTCGAATTGCTGGTGAGGCGATCGATACTGCCAGTGGCGACTGAACATCAGGGCAAACATCGCACTAATCATGAACCCTTGAATGAGCATTACACTGGTCAGCCAGTGGTTCGCCATGGATTGCCAAAAGGCGATCGCCCCATAACTCAGTAACACCGTGAGACTGCCGCCCATACCCGCCAGGAGTAACCGTCGGTGGCGACTATGCCAGAGTCGATAACCTTCTTCTAAATATTTCTGCCAAGGCGAAGCTTCAAAAAGATAAATCGCGGCCATTGCCCCAGATCCTAAGGCGATCGCCACCAGTAGTTGCCATTGCCAGAGCCAAAGACTAGTAATGCCGACCCCCAATCCGCCAACTTTGCCCACCCAAAGCCAATCCACAGACCGACTGAGGGCAAACCATCGACGCGGGCGCTGACTGAAACGGCGCACCTTCGCAATCAAAGTAGGAGATGATCGTAAGCGAAAAGACTTAGACACGAAAACAGTCTAGGGGCTAGTAATATCGACAGAAATCTTTCCAAAGCAGGAAAAATTCCTTTTAAGCATACCGTACTTATCAGAGGAGAGAAATCCCTTAACCGCGACGGATGCCACTAAACCAATAACCGAGGACAAAACCTAAGATCAAGGCCCACATTTGACCACTATCGACGAAATTTTGAAAGCCATCACGGATTTGACCCAAAATATCAGGATCTTCGACATAGCCCGTTTGGGCGATCACAATTTGCTCAGATGCTACGGATGGTAAGGGCAAAGGAGATTTAGCAGTCATGGTGTTGACACAGATGGGACTCAATTGCTTCTGATTGTACCTGCACAACAACCAAGGTCATATCATCACCGCCACGCACTTTAGGATAGGTGAATTTTTCCACTTGGGTAAAGAGTTCCTGCACGATTGCTTCCGGCGTCTGGCAATTTTGGCAGGCATTTTGAAAGACCCGCACAAGGTTTTCTTCGTCAAAGCGATCGCCGTGGGAGTTGACGGCATCGGTAAACCCATCGGTGTAATAGAGAATGATATCCCCCACCTCCAGCACCACCTTGGCGTCTTCGTAGGACGAATCTAGATCCAGACCAATCAACATGCCCTGGGTGTCGAGGGGTTCGATGTTTTGGGTTTGGGCGCGCCACAGTAGCGGCGGGTGATGGGCCGCATTGCTATAGGACAGGGTACGGGTTTTCGGATCGTACTCTGAATAAAATAGGGTCACAAATCGGTGGGAATTATCTAGATCCGCGTACATGACCCGGTTTAGATGTTCAAGGATTTTAGCGGGACTGTGGCGGTTGAGCACTTCGGCCCGGAGCATCCCCCTGGTCATGGTCATAATCAAACCTGCCGGGACGCCTTTCCCCATGACATCGCCAATGACGATACTCCAGGGGACACATTGCACAAGCTTCGGATCATCCTGGCTGCGGATGCGGTCGTAGTTACTGGGAATGAAGTCGTAGTAGTCGCCCCCAACCCGGTAGGCATTGCGATAATCGGCGGCGATCGCCAAACCTTTGATTTGCGGACATTCACTGGGTAAAAGATGGTTTTGAATTTCCGAGGCAATTTCTAGTTCCCGGTCTTGCTTTTCTTTGCTCCGGAGTTTGCTGGTGAGGTCATTGTTGGCGATCGCCACCGCCGTTTGATCCGCCACCAGTTGCACCAATTTTCGCCGGGTAATATCCCAGCCATACTGGGGATCACGACTAAATACGTAGAGCTTGCCACGGGTCACATTTTTGACAAGGATGGGCGTGCTACAAACCCGAATTTCTTCGCCGAGCTGGGCCTGGAGTTTTTCGTCAAACTGCAACGCTTCCTGGGCCGTACAGGTCGCTGCTTCCGGGTTTGTGGTCTTCGCTCTCGTCTGAAGCTGCGTAAATGCTTGTCGAATAAACTGACAATCTCCCCCCTCACCACAATAAAATTTTTCGAGCTGCACCTGGCCCTGGGCATCAAACAGCACCAAAGCACCACCATCAGCATCCACTACCCGCGCAGACATTAAGGGGGTCAACTCAAGAAATTGGTTGAGGTTGTTAAAACTTCTGAGGGCAAAACCCAGGGAACTCAACAGATCTTGAACCTTCGTTTGCTCTCGGCTGAGCTTCGCAATTTGTGCCCGCAAAAATTCGACATCTTCGCCAATGGCCGTTTCTAAGCGGGAGTCTGGCTTGCCGGAAACGAGCTGCAACTCTGACTCCCGGGCGGCAGGGTCAAAATACTTGGGAGTGGCAAAGTTAGAGGCAGAAGGAGTCACAATCGTTGTTTTCGTGGGATGTGTAGAGAAATAGACCTAGTACAAATAAAATTGTTAAAAAATCAACCCTGAGACAGATTCCGTAACTAACAAAAAGTTAGCTTTTTTCAGGAAAAAAATACTCAATTTTTAAGAACTGAAAGAGATTGATTTTTTACGGTTGCTAATTCATAGCTCAATCCCCATGATCTTGTCAAGATAATTTTTGCGCAATTCAAGATCGACGGGCCAGTTGATCTTCCCGGTAGGCAGCATAGACCCCCTGCACGTTATACCAATTGAGAAAAATCCGGGCAATTTCGAGGGCCAGTTGTGATTTTCCTCGCTGGATTAGCCAACCTAAAAGGGGTTTTAGACGTTTTTCATTGAGCCAGCCCCCCAGGGAAAGGATGCCCCAGAGCAGACGGTGGAGCCAGGTCATTTGGATCATCATGCGAACTTCCCAGGTGGGGTGTTTTTTGTAGAAGATGACCCCCATTTTGCCCCGTTGAATTTCTTGATCAATGAGCTGAGGGATTTGCGCCAAACTGAAGGGGGGATGCCAGTGGTAACCGACGGCATCGGGACATTTAATCAGGGTGAGACCCAGTTTTTTGAGACGGACACCCAGTTCTAAATCTTCCCAACCATAGAGCTGGAAGCCGGTATCAAATAAGCCAGCTTCAAGGAGCCACTTGCGGGCGATCGCCACATTTCCCGTGGCAAAGTAGGCCGCCGAAAAATCTGTCACCTTAAAGGGTTCGCTGGTGGGATCTTCAAAATTGGCAGTGTTGATCACACGTCCGTAGGTAAATAGGCGATCGCTTTTGAGTTTGCGTTTACCCCGGCGGAGTCCCTCTAGGTGGGCTGCCAAAAAAGTTTCTGTGACCACTAGATCACTGTCAATAAAAATAATAATCTCCCCTTGGGCCTGTTCTACGCCGAGGTTTCGGGCCGCCGCCGCCCCTTTGTGGGCCTGTTCAAAGAGCCGCACGTGGGGATATTGGTCAGCTTCGGTCTGGAGCCAATTCACTGTGCCATCGGTGGAGCCATCGTCCACCACCACCACCTCGTAGCCCCCATTCTCTAGCTCTTCCGGCACCTGTTGCTGTTCTAGGGCCTGGAGGCATTTTGTCAAAATGGGTTTGCGATTGTAGGTGGGAATAACGACACTAATGTAAACCAAAGTTCTAACCCAAGGAAATGGAAAAAGACTGTCCTATTATGCCGGATCCCCCTACGGTTTAGGGCGGGGATATTTAGACGCTGCCGGGAAATATTGGGGTTCTTCTCCC
It encodes the following:
- a CDS encoding LCP family protein; the protein is MVHGQEVTNGDHPRKGSTKLLRSPRHNLSRRHKPKSKVFSPFVRGLSWGVGFMGTILLSASLGTAIAVYTPIAQLVLPFLPAPLGSLATDGLRQLGTYSLGRPVNVLVMGVDRVEGTENPEAEFNGRSDTILLVRFEPEQGQVNMLSIPRDSQVRIPNVGITKINEANAYGGGQLAAQVVSDALNGVAVDRYVRLTTDTFKELVDAVGGVNVFVPADMQYTDQTQGLEINLEKGWQVLDGEQAEQFVRFRQDQYGDIGRVQRQQILLKALREKIQSPAIIPRLPALIGLVREHIDTNLTWEEMLALMNFSRQLEPENFQMVMLPGRFSDVGEYNRSYWIISDQGKNQVMTEFFAVESPVWSAPGENDGTLTKNVRIAIQNASGSPGMARQVSEFLQTQGFTNIYLSSDYPDRLEQTQVIAQQGNVSGANQLLANLGTGRVEASSIGEIESDFTIRVGQDWLEQSQESFVSN
- the moeB gene encoding molybdopterin-synthase adenylyltransferase MoeB produces the protein MLNPNLDTIELTKDDYERYSRHLILPEVGVDGQKKLKAASVLCIGSGGLGSPLLLYLAAAGIGRIGLVDFDIVDFSNLQRQIIHGTSWVGKPKIQSAKNRILEINPFCQVDLYETQINSSNALDIIKDYDIVVDGTDNFPTRYLTNDACVLLNKPNVYGSIFRFEGQATVFNYEGGPNYRDLYPEPPPPGMVPSCAEGGVLGVLPGIIGTIQATETIKIILGAKNTLSGRLLLFNALDMKFRELKLRPNPERPVIEKLIDYEQFCGIPQAKAAEAEQQAAMEEMTVTELKALLDSGADDYVLIDVRNPHEYDIAQIPGATLIPLPDIEQGDGVDQVKELLTEGKKLIAHCKMGGRSAKALGILQEAGITGINVKGGIKAWSEEVDANVPLY
- a CDS encoding RpoD/SigA family RNA polymerase sigma factor; amino-acid sequence: MFDTTTTNSLDPVYAQDSHQATELESSNSMVEAEFSETELTNLRGVRSRNEDTVGAFFKEMARYPLLKPDEEIQLAHSVKFLNDAEERRLELQEQLGRSPTNEEWASVLGLETVKQLNSALYKGRVAKRKMIRSNLRLVVSIAKRYLNRGVPFLDLIQEGAIGLNRAAEKFDPNKGYKFSTYAYWWIRQAITRTIANDARTIRLPIHIVEKLNKLKKAQRTLKQTLQRNPTEAELAQELDITADQLHQLLQLRRQSLSLNHRVGKGEDTELVDLLEDDGLQLPEERMSEAMMRQELWDVLGDVLTDREKEVIALRYGLSSEQPHTLEEVGGMFNLSRERVRQIQSKAMRKLRRPQVARRLKSWLY
- the priA gene encoding primosomal protein N' — protein: MDWLEVLVDCGYTQGLFTYGVPLELAVVPGDIVLVGFGAQQVGAIAIRFIAKLPQGLDPEQIRPVQGIIARGFFSPHYWQLLLRVAQAYQTDMMTVVRMALPPGLLRRSQPRVRLLKTDLASIDIDFLPPTAQQLFQLLQRGSTQDYSVKYLQRQIKSVYRGIQELEKAGLAERYLATPQVIHGQRQKWVSYVSEREGLTKRQREILLVLRHEGGEMWLSELVGVAKTTATTVTKMAKVGCVAIAEREKLRLHQSPSQGVDPAKTLTNAQQAALETIKKIQGYGEVLLHGVTGSGKTEVYLQAIAPLLSQQKSALVLVPEIGLTPQLMDRFRSRFGDRVLTYHSGLSAGERYDTWRQMLRPDSQIIIGTRSAVFAPLPNLGMIILDEEHDSSYKQDQPAPTYHARTVARWRSQQENCPLLLGSATPALDTWVEFQTAQNSNYYYISLPERVYARPLPPVEIVDMRHELRVGNRSLFSQSLRQALERITQTHEQGILFIARRGHSTFVSCRSCGYVMECPHCDVSLSYHYVQEGSLPLLRCHYCDHSQIQPKHCPSCNSPYFKFFGNGTQKVFQALQKEFPQLRCLRFDSDTTRRKGAHRDLLGQFARGEADILLGTQMLTKGLDVAQVTLVGVIAADGLLHQSDYRAAERTFQTLTQVAGRAGRGDEPGQVIIQTYSPEHPVIQAVKTHDYLTFAEREISQRQELDYPPFGKLILLRFSGENHDQVRYTAEAIAEKCFPLLEPEDELLGPVPANILRVARRYRWQVVLKFPQRKTEIPDLTFLREFCPRPVSLSINVDPLYID